The proteins below are encoded in one region of Knoellia sp. S7-12:
- a CDS encoding polyprenyl synthetase family protein: MTLALPEVSAGLQERLTDGLARVEALIEERIDHEDAFIAEANVHLLRAGGKRFRPMLTILAAELGDGVNDAVVSAAAAVELTHLASLYHDDVMDVAELRRGTPTANTAYGNSTAILIGDLLFGHASALVSELGTEAVRIQAQTFIRLCTGQIRDERQAPDGEDAGAYYLRVLEDKTGVLIATAARYGAMFAGCDDDVVETMRVYGERLGMAFQLADDLIDIESSAEELGKTPGTDLREGKRTLPVLHALASTSPEDARLQELLLSDLSGDAELAEALTLLRAHPALERARDETRAVGEQAQDALTGLPDSEAKTALLALATSVTHRVS; this comes from the coding sequence GTGACGCTGGCGCTGCCCGAGGTGTCGGCCGGGCTTCAGGAACGGCTCACCGACGGACTGGCCCGAGTCGAAGCCCTCATCGAGGAGCGCATCGACCACGAGGACGCCTTCATCGCCGAGGCCAACGTCCACTTGCTGCGGGCCGGTGGGAAGCGGTTCCGGCCGATGCTCACGATCCTGGCCGCCGAGCTGGGCGACGGCGTCAACGATGCGGTTGTCTCGGCAGCTGCTGCGGTTGAGCTGACCCACCTGGCCTCGCTCTATCACGACGACGTCATGGACGTGGCGGAGCTGCGGCGTGGAACGCCGACGGCCAACACGGCATACGGCAACTCCACGGCCATCCTCATCGGAGACCTGCTCTTCGGACACGCGTCGGCACTCGTCTCCGAGCTGGGAACGGAGGCGGTGCGGATCCAGGCCCAGACGTTCATCCGTCTGTGCACGGGCCAGATCCGTGACGAACGGCAGGCCCCCGACGGCGAGGACGCCGGTGCCTACTATCTGCGAGTCCTCGAGGACAAGACGGGGGTGCTCATCGCGACCGCTGCGCGCTACGGTGCGATGTTCGCCGGGTGCGACGACGACGTGGTCGAGACGATGCGGGTCTATGGTGAGCGGCTGGGCATGGCCTTCCAACTCGCCGACGACCTCATCGACATCGAGTCCTCCGCCGAAGAGCTGGGCAAGACGCCGGGCACCGACCTGCGCGAGGGCAAGCGGACGCTGCCGGTGCTGCATGCGCTGGCCTCGACCTCACCGGAAGATGCCCGGCTCCAGGAGTTGCTGCTCTCGGACCTCTCGGGCGATGCCGAGCTGGCCGAGGCGCTGACTCTGCTGCGCGCTCACCCTGCGCTGGAGCGGGCACGCGACGAGACGCGTGCGGTCGGTGAGCAGGCGCAGGACGCCTTGACCGGGCTGCCCGACAGCGAGGCCAAGACCGCCCTGCTGGCCCTGGCCACCTCAGTCACCCACCGCGTCTCCTGA